The Oscillospiraceae bacterium genome has a segment encoding these proteins:
- the hemZ gene encoding coproporphyrinogen dehydrogenase HemZ: MILRVINHPYEFDMKNLCITFFPHEKIRLEGEEDPVVVTTRRETDGSFFVSAKVYDVYRETTAKPEPADEEHLVLSVTLYRLLSGILGFAPPWGVLYGVRPAKLMHRLCAQMGDDAAVAHFQTAFLAQKSKAELAHEVMLHENRSIARSGPKSFSLYVSIPFCPTRCAYCSFVSHSIEKTHKLMTPYVDLLLRELEETSKYAKELGLELATVYFGGGTPTTLSAQDLGRIFSTIEQNFDLSHLMEYTVEAGRPDTVTRERLEVIQAAGVQRISINPQSFNDKVLEAIGRRHTAQQTLDAFALARDCGFDHINMDFIAGLPEDDLPSFQRSIQTALDLQAESITVHTLALKTSAYMVTREQTFDLKDRLTVSNMVDYAGQTLHGAGYYPYYMYRQSKSLGNLENVGWCKPGYDCLYNVYMMDETHTVLAVGAGAVTKLRGQNSGMIERIYNYKYPYEYIRDFDTLLERKKRIPGFYAEYD; encoded by the coding sequence ATGATTTTACGCGTCATTAACCACCCTTATGAATTTGATATGAAGAACCTGTGCATCACGTTCTTCCCCCATGAAAAGATCCGTTTGGAGGGGGAGGAGGACCCGGTGGTGGTCACCACCCGCCGGGAGACGGACGGGTCCTTTTTTGTGTCTGCCAAGGTATACGATGTGTACCGGGAGACAACAGCCAAGCCGGAACCGGCAGACGAGGAGCACCTTGTGCTGTCCGTTACCCTTTATCGGCTGCTTAGCGGTATATTAGGCTTTGCGCCCCCTTGGGGCGTGCTGTACGGTGTGCGCCCGGCTAAATTGATGCACCGCCTGTGTGCCCAAATGGGGGACGATGCGGCGGTTGCACACTTCCAGACTGCCTTTTTGGCCCAAAAAAGCAAGGCGGAGTTGGCGCATGAGGTGATGCTCCATGAAAATCGCTCCATTGCTCGTTCCGGGCCAAAGTCGTTCTCTCTCTATGTGTCTATTCCGTTTTGCCCCACTCGGTGCGCTTACTGCTCTTTTGTGTCTCATTCGATTGAAAAGACCCACAAGCTAATGACCCCTTATGTGGATCTGTTGCTGCGGGAGCTGGAGGAAACCTCCAAGTACGCCAAAGAATTGGGGTTGGAGCTGGCCACCGTGTATTTCGGCGGCGGTACGCCCACCACATTATCGGCGCAGGATTTAGGGCGTATTTTCAGCACCATTGAACAGAATTTTGACCTTTCGCACCTGATGGAATACACAGTGGAGGCCGGTCGACCGGATACGGTCACCCGGGAGCGGCTGGAGGTCATTCAAGCCGCCGGCGTGCAGCGGATCAGCATTAACCCCCAGAGCTTTAACGACAAGGTGCTGGAGGCCATTGGTCGCCGCCATACGGCGCAGCAAACGCTGGACGCCTTTGCATTGGCGCGGGATTGCGGCTTTGACCATATCAATATGGACTTTATCGCCGGGCTGCCGGAGGACGATCTGCCGTCTTTTCAGCGCAGTATTCAAACGGCGCTGGACTTACAGGCAGAGTCCATCACCGTGCACACCTTGGCTCTGAAAACCTCTGCCTATATGGTTACAAGAGAACAGACCTTTGATTTGAAAGATCGGCTCACTGTGTCCAATATGGTGGACTATGCTGGGCAGACCCTTCACGGCGCCGGGTACTATCCCTACTACATGTACCGGCAGAGCAAATCTCTGGGCAATTTGGAGAATGTAGGCTGGTGCAAACCGGGTTATGATTGTCTCTATAATGTGTATATGATGGACGAGACCCACACGGTTTTGGCAGTTGGCGCCGGTGCGGTGACCAAGCTGCGAGGCCAAAACAGCGGCATGATCGAGCGGATTTATAATTATAAATACCCCTATGAGTACATTCGGGATTTTGACACCCTGTTGGAGCGCAAAAAACGCATACCCGGCTTTTACGCGGAATATGATTAA
- a CDS encoding MBL fold metallo-hydrolase — protein MQIKSATFGQLQNNCYLVTDEASGRSALVDCTEYSDKMKDFIGDAKLDYILLTHGHFDHIGGVAAVKAATGAKVVISAEDAPMLTSSRKSLAAFSFLSQAPAQADILVQDGDTVTLGNTAFTVLATPGHTPGGVCYIAGDCIFSGDTLFFCSCGRTDFPGGSSREIMDSLQKLAALPGDYTVYPGHDRFSTLNFERQHNPYMKKL, from the coding sequence ATGCAGATCAAATCAGCCACCTTTGGCCAGTTGCAGAACAACTGCTACCTGGTTACGGACGAAGCCAGCGGTCGCAGTGCCCTGGTGGATTGTACGGAATACAGCGACAAGATGAAAGATTTTATCGGCGACGCCAAGCTGGATTATATTCTGCTGACCCATGGCCATTTTGACCACATCGGCGGCGTAGCGGCGGTAAAGGCTGCCACCGGCGCCAAGGTCGTCATCAGCGCCGAGGATGCCCCGATGCTCACTTCTTCTCGCAAGTCGCTGGCGGCGTTTTCGTTCCTCTCTCAGGCGCCGGCGCAGGCGGATATTTTAGTGCAGGATGGCGATACCGTCACCTTGGGCAACACGGCCTTTACCGTGCTGGCCACGCCCGGTCACACCCCCGGCGGTGTGTGCTATATTGCCGGGGACTGTATTTTTAGCGGCGACACGCTGTTTTTCTGCTCTTGCGGGCGCACGGATTTTCCCGGCGGCAGCAGTAGAGAAATTATGGATAGCCTGCAAAAACTGGCGGCCCTGCCCGGGGACTACACCGTCTATCCCGGCCACGATCGCTTTTCCACCCTAAATTTTGAACGGCAACATAACCCGTATATGAAGAAATTATGA
- the dtd gene encoding D-aminoacyl-tRNA deacylase — translation MITVLQRVQHAKVEIDGKTVGATEQGLLILLGVAEGDTRAEADKLVKKIANLRIFEDENGKMNLSLLDIGGGVLVVSQFTLCADCTHGRRPSFTRSAPPAQANELYEYFTRALGEQGVSHIETGVFGADMAVTLLNDGPVTIILDSKDLK, via the coding sequence ATGATTACCGTATTACAGCGTGTGCAGCACGCCAAAGTGGAAATAGACGGCAAGACCGTGGGCGCCACCGAACAGGGGCTGTTGATTCTCCTGGGCGTGGCCGAAGGGGACACTCGAGCAGAGGCAGACAAGCTGGTAAAAAAAATTGCCAACTTGCGGATTTTTGAAGATGAAAACGGCAAGATGAACCTGTCGCTCTTAGACATTGGCGGCGGGGTGCTGGTGGTGAGCCAGTTTACCCTGTGTGCGGACTGCACCCACGGGCGGCGCCCCAGCTTTACCCGTTCTGCCCCGCCGGCACAGGCCAACGAATTGTACGAATACTTTACCCGGGCACTGGGGGAGCAGGGCGTGTCCCATATTGAAACCGGTGTGTTTGGCGCCGATATGGCGGTGACACTCCTAAACGACGGCCCGGTGACCATTATACTTGACTCAAAGGACTTAAAATAA
- a CDS encoding bifunctional (p)ppGpp synthetase/guanosine-3',5'-bis(diphosphate) 3'-pyrophosphohydrolase codes for MENKKTIPPVPAAAELPPEQTADHKPYDDGFAPFFAEIQKKPQYDSARIEKAYSLARSAHEGQFRRSGEPYIMHPVAVAKILFELGMDNECIIGALLHDVVEDTPYDIDYISREFGPEVALLVDGVTKLGQIPLSTREEVQAENIRKMFMAMNRDVRVIIIKLADRLHNMRTAKFWPPYKQREKSLETLEIYAPIAHRLGIRAIKEELEDLAIFYLDPIAYKEIEQNLRLKQVEGERFLADIKAQIRAKLEPIMKNVQITSRVKSVHGIFRKVYIKGKDFEQIFDIYAVRIIVDSMIDCYNALGIVHDMFTPLPGRFKDYISTPKPNMYQSLHTTVLGPGGIPFEIQIRTWDMHRTAEYGIAAHWKYKLGKGGKDSIDNRLEWIHKMLETGEASTNAEDLVRNIKGDLSSDEIFVFTPNGDIKTLPSGATVIDFAYAIHSAVGNRMTGAKVNGKIVPITYKLKTGEICEVLTSNQPGKGPSRDWLKVVTTGEARSKIRSWFKKERRDENIVQGKAEVDRELRRNFIRLDGEQYDAFLQRIAERQHCASVEDFYATVGYGGLVISRMMPGIKDEYNRNWRQAEESTQPAKAPERPRKSGGSSGGVIVEGIDNCLINMARCCAPVPGEEIIGFITRGHGLTIHRRDCVNVPRDLAECPEPERWVKARWDDSVQVETMSTLEVYAIDRDGLVLDIANAMSKAHVKIQSINARPINEGNCLTTLTLSVNSREHLENVVKILKKIPSVYHIERGAGR; via the coding sequence TTGGAGAATAAAAAAACAATACCCCCGGTGCCGGCAGCGGCAGAGCTGCCCCCGGAACAGACGGCGGACCATAAGCCCTATGACGATGGGTTTGCGCCGTTCTTTGCGGAAATACAAAAGAAACCCCAGTATGACAGCGCCCGGATCGAAAAGGCCTATTCCTTGGCCCGCTCTGCCCACGAAGGGCAGTTTCGCCGTTCCGGGGAGCCGTATATTATGCACCCGGTGGCGGTGGCGAAAATCCTGTTTGAACTGGGCATGGACAATGAGTGTATTATCGGCGCACTGCTCCACGATGTGGTAGAAGACACGCCCTATGACATTGACTATATCTCCCGCGAGTTTGGCCCGGAGGTGGCGCTGTTGGTGGACGGCGTAACCAAGCTGGGTCAGATCCCCCTGTCTACCCGGGAGGAAGTGCAGGCGGAAAACATTCGCAAAATGTTTATGGCCATGAACCGGGATGTGCGGGTGATTATCATTAAGCTGGCGGACCGGCTGCACAATATGCGCACCGCCAAGTTTTGGCCCCCGTATAAGCAGCGGGAGAAGAGCCTGGAAACGCTGGAGATTTATGCCCCCATTGCCCATCGGTTAGGTATTCGTGCCATTAAAGAGGAATTAGAGGATCTGGCGATTTTTTACCTAGATCCTATTGCTTATAAGGAAATTGAGCAGAACCTGCGCTTAAAGCAGGTGGAGGGCGAGCGTTTCTTAGCGGATATTAAGGCGCAAATCCGCGCCAAGTTAGAGCCGATCATGAAGAATGTCCAGATCACCTCCCGGGTGAAGTCCGTTCACGGAATCTTTCGCAAGGTGTATATCAAGGGCAAGGATTTTGAACAAATCTTTGACATTTACGCCGTACGCATTATCGTGGACTCTATGATCGACTGCTACAATGCCTTGGGTATTGTGCACGATATGTTTACGCCCCTGCCCGGTCGGTTTAAGGACTATATCTCTACCCCCAAACCCAATATGTACCAGTCCCTGCATACTACGGTGCTGGGCCCCGGTGGCATTCCCTTTGAAATTCAGATTCGCACCTGGGATATGCACCGCACGGCAGAGTACGGTATCGCTGCCCACTGGAAGTATAAGCTGGGCAAAGGCGGCAAGGACTCCATCGACAATCGGTTGGAGTGGATTCATAAAATGCTGGAGACCGGTGAGGCGTCTACCAACGCTGAGGATCTGGTGCGCAACATTAAGGGCGACCTGTCCTCGGATGAGATCTTTGTGTTTACCCCCAATGGGGACATTAAGACTTTGCCCAGCGGCGCCACGGTGATCGACTTTGCCTACGCCATTCACTCGGCGGTAGGCAACCGCATGACCGGTGCCAAGGTCAACGGCAAGATCGTACCTATCACCTATAAACTGAAAACCGGCGAGATCTGCGAGGTGCTTACCAGCAATCAGCCGGGCAAAGGCCCGTCCAGAGACTGGCTGAAAGTGGTGACCACCGGCGAAGCCCGGTCCAAAATTCGCTCTTGGTTCAAGAAAGAGCGGCGGGACGAGAACATCGTCCAGGGCAAGGCTGAGGTGGATCGAGAACTGCGGCGGAACTTTATCCGCCTGGACGGCGAGCAGTACGACGCCTTTTTGCAGCGGATTGCCGAGCGCCAGCACTGCGCTTCCGTGGAGGATTTCTACGCCACCGTGGGCTATGGCGGGCTGGTCATCAGCCGTATGATGCCCGGTATCAAGGACGAATATAACCGCAACTGGCGCCAGGCGGAGGAGTCTACTCAACCGGCAAAAGCGCCGGAGCGCCCCCGCAAATCCGGCGGCAGCAGCGGCGGTGTAATCGTGGAGGGCATTGACAACTGCCTGATCAATATGGCCCGTTGCTGTGCGCCGGTGCCCGGTGAGGAGATCATCGGCTTTATCACCCGGGGGCACGGGTTGACCATTCATCGGCGGGATTGTGTGAATGTGCCTCGAGATTTGGCAGAGTGCCCGGAACCGGAGCGCTGGGTCAAGGCTCGGTGGGACGACTCTGTGCAGGTGGAGACCATGTCCACCTTGGAAGTCTACGCCATTGACCGGGACGGCTTGGTGCTGGATATTGCCAACGCCATGTCCAAGGCCCATGTGAAAATCCAGTCTATTAACGCCAGACCCATTAACGAAGGCAACTGCCTGACCACCCTGACATTGTCGGTAAACAGCCGGGAGCACCTGGAAAATGTGGTCAAGATTTTGAAGAAGATACCCAGTGTGTATCATATTGAGCGAGGTGCAGGACGATGA
- the recJ gene encoding single-stranded-DNA-specific exonuclease RecJ, whose translation MLHKKWVIRQADKEAASAISEQFNIDPFLAFLLVSRGLTDDLAVQEFLHPGQALCAPEGFADMEAAAARLQQALDSGERICVYGDYDCDGVTATALLYSFLEAMGGNVIYYIPDRETEGYGLNKGAIDTLAAKGTGLIVTVDNGISSVDEAEYIYRLGMQLVVTDHHQVGEQLPRAEAVVNPHRTDNQLPFTDFCGVGVAFKLACCLYDGEPAELLEQFGDLVAIGTVGDLVPLVGENRALVQAGLRTLQEEPRPGVYALLQAAGAGEELSGTDVAFKLCPRINAAGRMDSALRALELLLAEDEETAAARARQLCDDNALRQELERKIIDDITAKLAADSAPLRQRVLVVAGEDYHPGVIGIVASHLVERYGKPTVVLDMKADGTACGSARSIEGFDLYRAVAACSHVLTRFGGHPMAAGMGLAVADIPVFARAINAYAEKEYPRMPALQLHLDCKLSPAYLTLDLAENLQLLEPCGTDNPAALFGLFHLQLVSVSPLGAEGKHLRLEAEKKGRRLRIVQFGVKPEDFPYVPGDFIDCAVQISKNPYKGKVYLSVRAADVRRSGTDDDRYFNELYDYRAFLQNGTHQYPVYPDRQVCAAVYRFLKSRGGWDFGTEELYFALQKGATYGQVLVALKALHQAGLIRRGKSQIRLAQPAGKVDLEATPILRKLREGASLGE comes from the coding sequence ATGCTGCATAAAAAATGGGTGATCCGGCAGGCAGACAAAGAGGCTGCCTCTGCCATTAGTGAACAATTCAATATCGACCCGTTTTTGGCATTTTTGCTGGTGTCTCGCGGACTGACGGACGACCTGGCGGTGCAGGAATTCCTCCACCCCGGTCAGGCGCTATGCGCTCCGGAGGGCTTTGCGGATATGGAGGCGGCGGCGGCCAGACTGCAACAGGCGCTGGACAGCGGCGAAAGAATATGCGTGTACGGAGATTATGACTGTGACGGTGTGACCGCCACAGCTTTGCTATACTCTTTTTTAGAGGCCATGGGCGGCAATGTGATCTACTATATCCCGGATCGGGAGACAGAGGGCTACGGCCTAAACAAAGGCGCCATTGACACCCTGGCCGCCAAAGGCACCGGCCTGATTGTTACGGTGGATAACGGTATTTCGTCTGTGGACGAGGCAGAGTATATCTACCGGCTGGGTATGCAGCTGGTGGTGACCGACCACCACCAGGTAGGAGAGCAGCTGCCCCGCGCAGAGGCCGTGGTGAACCCACACAGAACGGACAATCAGCTGCCCTTTACGGATTTTTGCGGCGTGGGCGTGGCCTTTAAACTGGCTTGCTGTTTATATGACGGTGAGCCGGCGGAATTGTTGGAACAGTTCGGCGACTTGGTTGCCATCGGCACTGTGGGTGATCTGGTTCCCTTGGTAGGGGAGAACCGGGCGCTGGTGCAGGCCGGTTTGCGAACCCTGCAAGAGGAACCGCGCCCCGGCGTATATGCCTTGTTACAGGCAGCCGGAGCCGGAGAAGAGCTGAGTGGCACTGATGTGGCCTTTAAGCTATGCCCGCGCATTAACGCAGCCGGGCGAATGGATAGTGCCCTGCGGGCGCTGGAGCTGCTGCTGGCGGAGGATGAAGAAACGGCTGCGGCGCGCGCCCGCCAGCTGTGCGACGATAACGCCCTGCGGCAAGAGCTGGAACGTAAAATCATAGATGATATTACTGCCAAGCTGGCTGCAGATTCGGCACCCTTGCGCCAGCGTGTACTGGTGGTGGCCGGGGAGGATTACCACCCGGGGGTCATCGGCATTGTGGCTTCCCACTTGGTAGAGCGCTACGGCAAACCCACTGTGGTGCTGGATATGAAGGCGGACGGCACCGCCTGCGGCTCCGCCCGGAGCATTGAGGGCTTTGACCTGTACCGGGCAGTGGCGGCGTGCAGCCATGTGCTCACGCGCTTTGGCGGTCACCCCATGGCTGCGGGTATGGGCTTGGCAGTGGCAGATATTCCTGTTTTTGCCCGAGCCATCAACGCTTATGCTGAGAAGGAATATCCTCGTATGCCGGCTTTGCAGCTGCATCTGGACTGCAAGCTGTCCCCGGCGTACTTGACCTTAGATTTGGCAGAGAATTTGCAGCTGCTGGAGCCTTGTGGCACAGATAATCCGGCGGCGCTGTTTGGTCTGTTTCACTTGCAGCTGGTGTCTGTCAGTCCCCTGGGGGCAGAGGGCAAGCACTTGCGTCTGGAGGCGGAGAAAAAGGGTCGCCGTCTGCGAATTGTGCAGTTTGGGGTGAAGCCAGAAGATTTCCCCTATGTGCCCGGTGATTTTATCGACTGCGCGGTACAGATTTCTAAAAATCCCTATAAGGGCAAGGTCTATCTTTCTGTGCGGGCGGCAGATGTGCGCCGCAGCGGCACGGACGATGACCGGTATTTTAACGAGCTTTATGATTACAGAGCCTTTTTGCAAAACGGTACCCACCAATACCCGGTGTACCCTGATCGGCAGGTTTGCGCCGCGGTATATCGGTTCTTAAAGAGCCGGGGCGGTTGGGATTTTGGCACCGAGGAGCTGTATTTTGCCCTGCAAAAAGGGGCAACCTACGGACAGGTGCTCGTGGCGCTAAAAGCCCTGCACCAGGCGGGACTGATTCGCCGTGGTAAAAGCCAAATTCGCCTGGCACAGCCTGCGGGCAAGGTTGATTTGGAAGCCACGCCCATTTTGCGAAAACTGAGAGAGGGTGCAAGCCTTGGAGAATAA
- the hisE gene encoding phosphoribosyl-ATP diphosphatase has translation MTAIEREYQVILDRRADRQEGSYTCYLFDQGIDKILKKVGEECTEMVIAAKNNDKDETVYEITDLIYHTLVMMANQGITPADIQAELDKRAEKAGNLKKFHQVDKNT, from the coding sequence ATGACTGCGATTGAGCGTGAATATCAGGTGATTCTGGATCGTCGGGCGGATCGGCAGGAGGGGTCTTATACCTGCTACCTGTTTGACCAGGGCATCGACAAAATTTTGAAGAAAGTGGGCGAGGAATGCACCGAGATGGTCATTGCCGCCAAGAATAATGACAAGGACGAGACGGTGTATGAGATCACGGATTTGATCTACCACACCCTTGTCATGATGGCCAATCAGGGCATTACCCCGGCGGACATTCAGGCGGAGCTGGACAAGCGCGCCGAAAAAGCCGGCAATCTGAAAAAATTCCACCAGGTGGATAAGAATACATAA
- the hisI gene encoding phosphoribosyl-AMP cyclohydrolase, producing the protein MTEDLEQYFAKGELIPAVVQEASTGQVLMLAYMNKESLKRTLESGYTWFWSRSRQELWNKGATSGHLQKVVAMYSDCDNDTLLVQVEQTGAACHTGHHSCFYTKMEGNFNDCD; encoded by the coding sequence ATGACAGAAGATTTGGAGCAGTATTTTGCCAAGGGTGAGTTGATCCCTGCGGTGGTGCAGGAGGCCTCTACCGGACAGGTGCTGATGCTGGCTTATATGAATAAGGAATCCTTAAAGCGCACCCTGGAGAGCGGCTACACTTGGTTTTGGTCCCGCTCCCGGCAGGAGCTTTGGAATAAAGGCGCCACCAGCGGCCACCTGCAAAAGGTGGTGGCCATGTACAGCGACTGCGATAACGACACCCTATTGGTGCAGGTGGAGCAGACCGGCGCCGCGTGCCACACCGGGCACCACAGCTGTTTTTATACCAAGATGGAGGGCAATTTCAATGACTGCGATTGA
- the hisA gene encoding 1-(5-phosphoribosyl)-5-[(5-phosphoribosylamino)methylideneamino]imidazole-4-carboxamide isomerase, giving the protein MIIFPAIDIMDGTPVRLLRGDFDTAEQVAEDVLTTAKQFARVGCTWVHMVDLDGSLQKKPVNTDPILQVVEHTPLKVEVGGGIRTMEDIAFYLDRGVDRVILGSVALKNPELVQQAVDAYGDKIAVGIDAKQGMVATEGWTEDSQMDFIDLAKAMEKMGVATIIYTDIGRDGTLSGPDVQGLDRLNKAVGCNVIASGGVTTITDILVMKDKKMYGTICGKCIYKKTLDLREAVGICK; this is encoded by the coding sequence ATGATTATTTTTCCCGCCATTGATATTATGGACGGTACGCCGGTGCGGCTGCTGCGAGGCGATTTTGACACCGCAGAGCAGGTGGCAGAGGATGTACTGACGACTGCCAAGCAGTTTGCCCGGGTGGGCTGCACCTGGGTGCACATGGTGGATCTGGACGGCTCCCTGCAAAAGAAGCCGGTAAACACAGACCCGATTTTGCAGGTGGTGGAGCACACCCCGCTGAAAGTGGAAGTTGGCGGCGGTATTCGCACCATGGAGGATATTGCGTTCTACCTGGATCGGGGCGTGGATCGGGTCATTCTCGGCTCCGTTGCCCTTAAAAATCCGGAGCTGGTGCAGCAGGCGGTAGACGCCTATGGGGACAAGATCGCCGTAGGGATCGACGCCAAGCAAGGTATGGTGGCCACCGAGGGCTGGACCGAGGACTCCCAAATGGACTTTATCGACCTAGCAAAGGCCATGGAGAAGATGGGCGTTGCCACCATTATCTATACGGATATTGGTCGGGACGGTACCCTCAGCGGCCCGGATGTGCAAGGGCTGGATCGGCTGAACAAAGCGGTGGGCTGCAATGTGATCGCCAGCGGCGGCGTTACCACCATTACAGATATTTTGGTGATGAAAGATAAGAAAATGTATGGCACCATTTGCGGCAAGTGCATTTATAAAAAGACGCTGGATTTGCGTGAAGCGGTAGGTATTTGCAAATGA
- the hisB gene encoding imidazoleglycerol-phosphate dehydratase HisB, translating into MRTATVERNTKETQIAATLCLDGGEVAVSTGNGFFDHMLTAFAVHGGFGLQLSVQGDLEVDTHHTVEDTGIVLGLALRRALGDFGGIARYGSFAVPMDESLARCDLDLSNRPFLVFRATFQQERCGDYETCVTEEFWRAFAVNAGITLHIDVPYGANAHHQIEAVFKAVGHALHGAVQPTGGAVLSTKGVL; encoded by the coding sequence ATGCGAACGGCAACGGTAGAACGAAATACGAAAGAGACCCAAATTGCGGCCACCCTGTGTCTGGACGGCGGGGAAGTGGCCGTGTCCACCGGCAACGGCTTTTTTGATCACATGCTTACCGCCTTTGCGGTGCACGGCGGCTTTGGGCTGCAACTGTCGGTGCAGGGAGACCTGGAGGTAGACACCCATCACACGGTAGAAGATACCGGTATTGTGCTGGGGCTGGCACTGCGCCGGGCGCTGGGCGACTTTGGCGGCATTGCCCGGTACGGCAGTTTTGCGGTGCCGATGGACGAGAGCCTGGCACGGTGCGATCTGGATTTGTCCAATCGGCCGTTTTTGGTGTTCCGCGCCACATTCCAGCAGGAACGGTGCGGCGATTATGAAACCTGCGTAACAGAGGAATTTTGGCGCGCCTTTGCGGTGAACGCCGGGATCACTCTGCATATTGATGTGCCTTACGGCGCCAACGCCCACCACCAAATTGAGGCTGTCTTTAAGGCTGTTGGTCACGCCCTGCACGGCGCGGTACAGCCCACCGGCGGTGCGGTGTTGTCTACCAAGGGCGTATTATAA
- the hisD gene encoding histidinol dehydrogenase, which produces MKITKANGVVEYQLLAQLKQRAGETDPKITEAVTTIINGVKEGGDEAVREYTVRFDGSVPKKIEFDKDEIHAFLDQVDPAFKDAVVKAQQNIYDFHQRQAQQSWMTTKESGVIMGQRIRGLKRVGIYVPGGTAAYPSSVLMNAVPAKIAGVQEIIMVTPPGKDGNPNPNIMAAAAVAGVDKVFLVGGAQAVAALAYGTQRIPKVDKIVGPGNIFVATAKKLLYGVVDIDMVAGPSEILIVADSTADASFLAADLMSQAEHDMRASAILLTTSESLAKNTLREIDRQIKTLVRQEIIQKSFDDYGEIIVCDNLRQALDFANELAPEHLELCVAEPLKYIGMVDNAGSVFLGNWSPEPLGDYYAGPNHVLPTSGTARFFSPLSVDSFVKKSSFIYYTPEELKKAKDDIMLLAETEGLTAHANSIKVRFE; this is translated from the coding sequence ATGAAAATCACAAAAGCAAACGGCGTGGTCGAATACCAGCTTCTGGCGCAGCTGAAACAGCGGGCAGGGGAGACGGATCCCAAGATCACCGAGGCGGTGACCACCATTATCAATGGTGTAAAAGAGGGCGGCGACGAGGCTGTGCGGGAGTACACCGTGCGGTTTGACGGCAGCGTGCCTAAGAAAATCGAATTTGACAAGGACGAGATCCATGCCTTTTTAGATCAGGTAGACCCGGCCTTTAAGGACGCTGTGGTGAAAGCGCAGCAAAATATCTATGACTTCCATCAGCGCCAGGCCCAGCAAAGTTGGATGACCACCAAGGAAAGCGGCGTCATTATGGGCCAGCGTATTCGCGGGCTGAAGCGTGTAGGCATTTATGTGCCCGGTGGCACGGCGGCGTATCCCTCCTCTGTGCTGATGAACGCCGTTCCCGCCAAGATCGCCGGTGTGCAGGAAATCATTATGGTGACCCCGCCCGGCAAGGACGGCAATCCCAATCCCAATATTATGGCGGCGGCCGCGGTGGCCGGTGTGGATAAGGTGTTCTTAGTAGGCGGTGCCCAGGCGGTGGCTGCTCTGGCCTACGGTACCCAGCGAATTCCCAAGGTGGATAAAATCGTTGGTCCCGGCAATATCTTTGTGGCTACGGCCAAAAAGCTGCTGTACGGCGTGGTAGATATTGATATGGTGGCAGGCCCCAGCGAAATTCTCATTGTGGCGGACTCTACGGCGGACGCCTCCTTCTTAGCGGCAGACCTGATGAGTCAGGCGGAGCACGATATGCGGGCTTCTGCCATTTTGCTAACCACTTCCGAGTCTTTGGCTAAGAACACGCTGCGGGAGATTGACCGGCAGATCAAGACCTTGGTGCGTCAGGAGATCATTCAAAAATCCTTTGATGACTACGGTGAAATCATTGTGTGCGACAATTTGCGCCAGGCGCTGGATTTTGCTAACGAATTGGCGCCGGAGCACTTGGAATTGTGCGTGGCTGAGCCGCTGAAATATATCGGTATGGTGGATAACGCCGGTTCTGTATTTCTGGGCAATTGGTCCCCGGAGCCCTTGGGCGATTATTACGCAGGCCCCAATCATGTGCTGCCCACCAGCGGTACGGCTCGGTTCTTTTCGCCCCTGTCGGTAGATAGCTTTGTGAAGAAGTCATCCTTTATTTATTACACCCCGGAAGAGCTGAAAAAGGCCAAGGACGATATTATGCTTTTGGCAGAGACGGAGGGCCTGACCGCCCACGCCAACTCAATAAAAGTACGGTTTGAATAA